One Bacillus sp. FJAT-45037 DNA window includes the following coding sequences:
- a CDS encoding SDR family oxidoreductase codes for MNILISEGEQKINQVIANHFHQKGEKAVLLFTDREKHLGFMLEQPGQETIFCEAYKEDDLDTIILEMFGDQGVEVLIHGNEMIDEERTLEEEPYMLDEIIRGYLYRIFLLNKVVVRQMIKPKKGKIIFPLFYDPLYYAGYASSPVLNHAKLSLMKCMSRELGPFKLNVNAITFGYYNDGFNKEQKKIKKEKVEIFSLKPKLPDIEDYVRSIELLINPSASLIGGENLHVGAGIETGI; via the coding sequence ATGAATATTCTGATTTCGGAAGGTGAGCAAAAGATTAATCAAGTAATAGCTAACCATTTTCATCAAAAAGGAGAAAAAGCGGTCCTTCTCTTCACTGACCGTGAGAAGCACCTTGGGTTTATGCTTGAACAGCCTGGCCAAGAAACTATTTTTTGCGAAGCGTATAAAGAGGATGATTTAGACACTATTATTTTAGAAATGTTTGGGGATCAAGGTGTGGAAGTACTCATTCATGGAAATGAAATGATAGACGAAGAGAGAACATTAGAGGAAGAACCTTACATGTTAGATGAAATTATAAGAGGTTATCTATACCGAATATTTCTATTAAATAAGGTAGTTGTTCGTCAAATGATCAAACCAAAAAAGGGGAAAATTATATTTCCCTTATTCTATGATCCTCTTTATTATGCAGGATATGCTAGCTCTCCAGTTTTAAACCATGCAAAACTTTCTTTAATGAAATGTATGTCTAGGGAGCTTGGACCGTTTAAATTAAACGTCAATGCTATAACTTTTGGGTATTACAATGATGGGTTCAATAAAGAGCAAAAGAAAATCAAAAAAGAAAAAGTCGAAATATTTAGTCTTAAACCAAAACTCCCAGATATTGAGGATTACGTGCGTTCCATCGAATTACTAATCAATCCATCTGCAAGTTTAATAGGAGGGGAAAATCTTCATGTTGGTGCAGGAATCGAGACAGGAATCTAG
- a CDS encoding phosphopantetheine-binding protein, with protein MKTINEIKEIIKVNILIERLELEDIEADEIEDEEPLFGEGLGLDSVEALDVVSGVEAEFGIKVQGLEEEDIRQHFYSVATLSSFVAAQLTEKVSS; from the coding sequence ATGAAAACTATTAATGAGATAAAAGAAATTATTAAGGTGAATATCTTGATTGAGCGCTTAGAATTAGAAGACATTGAAGCCGACGAAATTGAAGATGAAGAACCGTTGTTTGGAGAGGGACTAGGGCTTGACTCCGTAGAGGCTCTTGATGTGGTATCGGGAGTAGAGGCTGAATTTGGCATAAAAGTACAAGGGTTAGAAGAAGAAGATATTCGTCAACATTTCTATTCGGTCGCCACTTTATCTTCTTTTGTCGCGGCCCAACTCACAGAAAAAGTTAGCAGCTAA
- a CDS encoding alpha/beta fold hydrolase yields the protein MTLNELKQYALLHVKTHSFTAIDPLEVLNNIDAPSCDETNKGAWDQQWVLAAEECLREKAVDDAIQCLNFARFPFPHTSHQEKASKKLSEYFEGTYSKKGVQRYTLERNKRQFSVYTSNLQSNLPCLLVLGGIVSVKEQWNVFLEVGKRLGFSVIITECPGVGENDTIYDSSSHKMIGQILDLFSTKVNVNNTFIVGMSFGGHLAIRQALEDKRIKGITTVGAPLHFFFKNYSDIEVPLITQITLAHVMDKELGEVGNTLSSFAISQTELRALRTPITYVSSKKDEIIPSREKEFLLTNGQNIKLHEFDDIHGSPNHLDMIQKIIPLSVMKQSRSRKIFIQLGLTVMLTLNKWKKRGEKW from the coding sequence ATGACATTAAATGAATTAAAGCAATATGCCCTTTTGCATGTGAAGACTCATTCGTTTACAGCTATTGATCCGCTCGAAGTCTTAAATAACATAGATGCTCCCTCTTGTGATGAGACAAACAAAGGAGCCTGGGATCAGCAGTGGGTTCTAGCGGCAGAAGAGTGTCTGAGAGAAAAGGCCGTAGATGATGCCATTCAATGTTTAAATTTTGCTCGGTTTCCATTTCCTCATACTAGTCATCAAGAAAAAGCTAGCAAGAAACTTTCTGAATATTTCGAAGGAACTTACAGTAAAAAAGGTGTTCAGAGATATACGCTTGAAAGAAATAAAAGACAGTTCTCTGTTTATACTTCAAATCTCCAATCAAATTTGCCTTGTTTACTAGTACTAGGAGGGATCGTTTCTGTAAAAGAACAATGGAATGTGTTTTTAGAAGTTGGAAAACGTTTAGGCTTTTCTGTAATAATTACAGAATGTCCTGGAGTAGGAGAGAACGATACAATCTATGATTCCTCCTCTCACAAGATGATCGGGCAAATATTAGACTTATTCTCAACAAAAGTGAATGTGAATAATACTTTTATTGTTGGAATGAGTTTTGGAGGCCATCTAGCTATCAGGCAAGCGTTAGAGGATAAAAGAATAAAAGGAATAACGACCGTTGGGGCACCACTTCATTTTTTCTTTAAAAATTATTCAGATATTGAAGTGCCTCTAATTACACAAATTACACTGGCTCATGTAATGGACAAGGAATTAGGTGAGGTTGGCAATACCCTATCTTCATTCGCTATTTCACAAACAGAGCTAAGAGCTCTTCGTACCCCTATAACCTATGTATCTAGTAAAAAAGATGAAATTATTCCATCAAGAGAGAAGGAATTCTTACTCACAAATGGTCAGAATATTAAGCTGCATGAATTTGATGATATACATGGTTCTCCTAATCATTTAGATATGATTCAAAAAATAATCCCTTTGAGTGTAATGAAGCAAAGTAGGAGTAGAAAAATTTTCATTCAATTGGGGTTAACTGTAATGCTAACCTTAAATAAGTGGAAGAAGAGAGGTGAGAAATGGTGA
- a CDS encoding SDR family NAD(P)-dependent oxidoreductase, whose product MLLHEKVAIVTGATRGIGKEIVETFVAQGAFVYGIYNSNDEAARLIEDALNRERLCVDYVKGSVEDQAFIDTLFKEIAKKHGRIDVLINNAGVTRDQFLFQMDEQNWQNVLQVNFSGTYKCCLAALPYMEANQTGKIVNLVSVTGVVGREAQTNYGTSKGAIIGLTRLLARKYHEKGICINAIAPGMIQTEMIEQVPKAKLDNFLRFTNAKKLGTTKEVARSVLFLSCELSDYVTDTVLKVDGGFLR is encoded by the coding sequence ATGCTATTACATGAAAAGGTCGCCATTGTGACAGGTGCTACTCGTGGAATTGGAAAAGAAATTGTGGAAACCTTTGTCGCTCAAGGAGCTTTTGTTTATGGAATTTATAACTCGAATGATGAGGCTGCACGTTTAATTGAAGATGCATTAAATCGAGAGCGATTATGCGTAGATTACGTTAAAGGATCCGTGGAAGACCAAGCTTTTATAGATACACTTTTTAAAGAGATCGCAAAGAAGCATGGGCGAATTGATGTACTAATAAATAATGCAGGGGTTACCCGAGATCAATTCCTTTTTCAAATGGACGAGCAGAATTGGCAGAACGTCCTTCAAGTTAACTTTAGCGGGACATATAAGTGCTGTTTAGCCGCTCTACCATACATGGAAGCAAATCAAACAGGCAAAATCGTTAATTTAGTATCTGTTACAGGAGTAGTAGGACGCGAAGCCCAAACTAATTATGGCACATCTAAAGGGGCAATTATAGGACTTACTCGTCTTTTAGCTCGTAAGTATCACGAAAAGGGAATCTGTATCAATGCTATTGCTCCTGGAATGATCCAAACTGAAATGATTGAGCAAGTTCCCAAGGCGAAATTAGATAATTTTTTACGTTTTACCAATGCCAAAAAGCTTGGAACGACAAAAGAAGTTGCTCGGAGTGTCCTCTTTTTATCATGCGAATTGAGTGACTACGTAACTGATACGGTTTTAAAAGTCGATGGAGGCTTTTTACGATAG
- a CDS encoding thioesterase II family protein produces MQLFCFHCAGGSSSMFRKWKFANTDIFKLDLPGRGNRVNEPFIDQFDEAVDDLTDKVMRLRKAGQSWGVFGHSLGGLFAYEVSRRLQDHDFQCRILSGIKPLHQYSGEVKLLKQDDSTMVGMLAKLGGVPEKYKSNPIFIKWFAPILRADLSLVKTFHYTAETSPIRTYVINGVDDLLIQTMEKEDWKRASLQDLTCLWVEGGHFSILQQSEVVERLYTSSKKVGVTSQ; encoded by the coding sequence ATGCAGCTATTTTGCTTTCATTGTGCTGGAGGATCATCAAGTATGTTTAGAAAGTGGAAGTTCGCTAATACAGATATTTTTAAGTTAGACTTGCCAGGTAGAGGTAATAGGGTTAATGAGCCATTTATTGATCAATTTGATGAAGCGGTTGACGACTTAACTGATAAAGTAATGCGTCTAAGAAAAGCTGGACAAAGCTGGGGAGTATTTGGTCACAGTTTGGGTGGACTCTTCGCCTATGAAGTATCAAGAAGGCTACAAGATCATGACTTTCAGTGCAGAATTTTAAGTGGGATTAAGCCATTACATCAATATAGTGGAGAAGTTAAGTTGTTAAAACAAGATGATTCCACGATGGTAGGAATGTTAGCTAAGCTAGGGGGGGTTCCTGAGAAATATAAAAGTAATCCCATTTTTATTAAATGGTTTGCCCCAATACTTCGAGCAGATCTTTCGCTTGTAAAAACGTTTCATTATACCGCGGAAACATCGCCTATACGTACATATGTTATTAACGGTGTAGATGATCTTCTAATTCAAACAATGGAGAAAGAAGATTGGAAGAGAGCCAGTCTGCAAGACTTGACATGCCTATGGGTAGAAGGAGGACATTTTAGTATCCTTCAGCAATCCGAAGTGGTTGAAAGGTTATATACGTCTTCTAAAAAAGTGGGTGTAACTTCACAATGA
- a CDS encoding beta-ketoacyl-[acyl-carrier-protein] synthase family protein has protein sequence MTSLQIAVTGIGILSSIGRNKLEVYESMAQNKSGINHIESFDPEPFISKIGAELKTYNPNEYFTKQEEKNLDRCSQYAIVSIQEALEEANTDIDTSNIGLAFGTCNGGLNSLEQQGTLENLDPDKTRNYPFYQQGDMAASYFKLSGPVMTLNTACVASGNAIGYACDMLRHGHADIMIAGGSDSMSTSVYAGFNSLKALNDVPCSPYNEQYGLSLGEGAAFVVLEPLEKALARDAKIYTIIEGYGLSSDAYHETAPQPDGLGIRKAVEMAVSQGNVSREDIQYINTHGTGTKANDPAELRGLRSYFGDQFDAIYISSSKAYFGHNLGAAASIEYVTTLLAIEQGKLPATLHFSEAREGCDHPKLVTNTMKEFSPKYFLCNNSAFGGHNSSILSKNVFHPLHSYSAAKNNSKRKTKDQSVVICGYGTIHALSNNEGSLLANLQHSETPTLQLDFSLKEYNKTLYERRMNPLTQFSIGACDLALKRAAIDESEYGSLGLIYGTSRGSLKSAEKYLGSILERGMANASSVYFPDMVLNSTAGKLAKKFSIKGFSSSHSSGGVDGLQAIQYGTISIMDGKQSMALVGSGDEKSNLSTELDRAMNLTSSSYNITEGSTFLMLADSETVKKNGLQQFAVIKGFGQAFHNNNDLYVTVEKSVAQCLENANFSERDIDFVFYHNNDVHDTDAFLKLKEKYDHLPVNTLNHLIGYMESNGSLFHTQVAIELLSLPKEEQQSVTKSLGWTKEHLRTGLIVSTSINGNSMAMLISKL, from the coding sequence GTGACTTCTTTACAAATTGCCGTTACCGGAATTGGTATTTTATCTAGTATTGGTAGAAATAAGCTAGAAGTTTATGAAAGTATGGCACAGAATAAGTCAGGTATTAATCATATAGAGTCATTTGATCCTGAGCCATTTATCAGTAAAATCGGAGCAGAGCTAAAAACGTATAATCCAAATGAATATTTCACCAAACAGGAAGAAAAAAATCTTGATCGTTGTTCACAATACGCTATTGTCTCTATACAAGAGGCATTAGAGGAAGCAAATACAGATATAGATACTAGTAACATTGGCTTAGCATTTGGCACATGTAACGGAGGATTAAATTCTCTAGAACAGCAAGGAACTTTAGAAAATTTAGATCCAGATAAAACAAGAAATTATCCTTTCTATCAACAGGGAGATATGGCTGCAAGTTACTTTAAATTATCTGGGCCAGTAATGACATTGAACACAGCATGTGTAGCAAGTGGTAATGCTATCGGCTATGCATGTGACATGCTTCGTCATGGTCATGCGGATATAATGATTGCTGGTGGGTCGGATTCTATGTCCACATCAGTTTATGCTGGGTTTAATTCTTTGAAGGCTTTAAATGATGTACCATGTTCTCCTTATAATGAACAATACGGATTAAGTCTTGGAGAAGGAGCAGCTTTTGTTGTACTGGAACCCTTAGAAAAAGCTTTAGCTCGAGATGCAAAAATCTACACTATTATTGAAGGTTATGGACTTAGTAGTGATGCTTACCATGAAACAGCTCCTCAGCCGGATGGACTTGGAATTCGAAAAGCTGTAGAGATGGCTGTTTCACAAGGAAATGTATCAAGAGAAGACATTCAATACATCAATACACACGGAACCGGAACAAAGGCAAATGACCCTGCAGAGCTTCGCGGCTTACGTTCCTACTTTGGAGATCAATTTGATGCGATCTATATAAGTTCCAGTAAAGCGTATTTTGGTCATAATCTTGGAGCAGCAGCTTCAATCGAGTATGTTACTACTCTTTTAGCTATTGAACAGGGAAAGTTGCCTGCTACACTTCATTTTTCAGAGGCTAGAGAAGGATGCGACCACCCAAAATTAGTGACTAATACAATGAAAGAATTTTCTCCTAAATATTTTTTATGTAATAATTCAGCATTTGGAGGCCACAATTCTTCTATTTTATCAAAAAATGTTTTTCATCCATTACATTCGTACTCCGCAGCTAAGAATAATTCAAAGCGTAAAACAAAGGATCAATCAGTTGTTATTTGTGGGTACGGTACTATTCATGCCCTTTCCAATAATGAAGGCTCACTCCTAGCTAACCTACAACATAGCGAGACTCCCACTTTACAACTAGACTTTTCACTCAAAGAATACAATAAAACTTTATATGAACGTCGTATGAACCCTCTAACTCAATTCAGCATAGGCGCTTGTGATTTGGCGTTGAAGAGAGCGGCTATTGACGAATCTGAATATGGGTCTCTGGGGTTAATATATGGTACATCACGTGGTAGTTTAAAAAGCGCTGAAAAGTATCTTGGCTCAATCCTCGAACGTGGGATGGCGAATGCAAGCAGCGTATATTTTCCTGATATGGTATTAAATTCTACAGCTGGCAAGCTAGCTAAAAAATTTAGTATAAAAGGATTTAGTTCTTCCCATAGTTCAGGTGGTGTAGATGGTCTACAAGCAATTCAATATGGAACGATAAGCATTATGGATGGAAAACAATCGATGGCACTTGTAGGTTCAGGAGACGAGAAATCAAACTTATCAACTGAATTAGACCGGGCCATGAATTTAACATCCAGTTCGTACAACATTACTGAAGGAAGCACGTTTCTTATGTTAGCAGACTCTGAAACTGTAAAGAAAAACGGCTTACAGCAATTCGCTGTAATTAAAGGTTTTGGACAAGCTTTTCACAATAACAATGACTTGTATGTAACAGTGGAAAAATCTGTGGCTCAGTGTTTAGAAAATGCAAACTTTTCAGAACGTGATATTGATTTTGTCTTTTACCATAATAATGATGTACATGACACCGATGCTTTTCTTAAATTAAAAGAAAAGTATGATCATCTACCTGTAAATACGCTTAATCACCTTATAGGGTATATGGAATCTAATGGCTCGTTGTTTCATACTCAAGTGGCTATCGAGCTCCTTTCTCTACCAAAGGAAGAGCAGCAATCAGTTACTAAATCTCTTGGCTGGACAAAAGAACATTTAAGAACTGGGCTTATTGTGTCAACATCCATCAATGGAAACTCTATGGCCATGTTAATAAGTAAATTATAA